The following are encoded together in the Caldisericum sp. genome:
- a CDS encoding DNA double-strand break repair nuclease NurA — translation MKFKNDTLEQIENLSKYYVEISKRKRELIHLLKEQILDIDLSEVDKIKSPPEFSFAKFIDDFSTFPVQDKDNLEYSILAVDGSRIEMQEGFPLPFYVINVSSVFEIIGKNHRHLEDSETQVYFRENDIYDSNGNFITEQDIDLNMLLQEAEFLAQKIKTHKPDISLVDGSLILWGLKKTATNEQEAIRKYEKPIIETKNAGKAIAGFISGTRSREVIKTMGLYLRKKNVQLDEKDKQLLRAITDAELMSVLLEENQRTSLFISTEKLLSNYSNRIYFFFLKTKYEVVRIEVPDFLYENNQMFENLCSLILYEIERGQGYPLILKLAHFGAVITENEKRFLEDYVRKRMIDSRRYSEKLASKLKRKI, via the coding sequence ATGAAATTTAAGAATGATACATTAGAACAAATAGAGAACCTTTCGAAATACTATGTTGAAATAAGCAAAAGGAAACGAGAACTAATTCATTTGCTTAAAGAGCAAATTTTGGATATCGACTTAAGTGAAGTTGATAAAATTAAATCTCCCCCTGAATTCAGTTTTGCAAAATTTATAGATGACTTTTCAACTTTTCCTGTTCAAGATAAAGATAATTTAGAGTATTCGATTCTTGCTGTTGACGGTTCAAGAATAGAAATGCAAGAGGGCTTTCCTCTACCATTCTATGTAATTAATGTTTCATCTGTTTTTGAGATAATAGGAAAAAACCATAGACATCTTGAAGACTCTGAAACTCAAGTATATTTCAGGGAAAACGATATTTACGATTCAAACGGAAATTTTATCACAGAACAAGACATAGACCTTAATATGCTTTTGCAGGAAGCAGAATTTCTTGCACAGAAAATTAAAACTCATAAACCCGATATTTCTCTTGTTGATGGTTCACTTATACTATGGGGACTCAAAAAGACGGCAACTAACGAACAAGAAGCAATTCGGAAATACGAAAAGCCGATTATTGAAACAAAAAATGCAGGAAAAGCTATCGCTGGATTTATAAGCGGAACAAGGTCGAGAGAAGTTATCAAAACGATGGGCTTGTACTTAAGGAAGAAGAATGTACAACTTGATGAGAAAGATAAACAACTTTTAAGGGCGATAACTGATGCAGAACTTATGAGCGTTTTGCTCGAAGAAAACCAAAGGACTTCTCTCTTTATATCAACAGAAAAACTTCTATCGAACTACTCAAACAGAATATATTTCTTTTTCTTAAAGACAAAATATGAAGTCGTGAGAATTGAGGTTCCAGATTTTCTTTACGAAAATAATCAAATGTTTGAAAACTTATGCTCGCTAATTCTTTACGAAATAGAAAGAGGTCAAGGATATCCTCTAATCCTTAAACTTGCTCACTTTGGTGCAGTTATTACCGAAAATGAGAAAAGATTTTTAGAAGATTATGTTAGAAAAAGAATGATTGATTCTAGACGTTATTCTGAAAAATTGGCTTCAAAATTAAAAAGGAAAATTTAA
- a CDS encoding DUF401 family protein: MRDLIFLVVSLLLIGVLVQLKISIAISVFLLAIITAIFKGLDVISIIHLLTKTLTHMDTINMILVMIIVTYLGEILKTSGLLSDISSTFKKIFSPKIYLPLYALVIGLLPMPGGALVSAPMVEEGAQDVEINPEEKALLNFWFRHVWEPISPLYPEFLLGVSILGTTIGKVISIQWPVSLGMLLSGILFVIPLIKSETKPTDGVNLQILINILRSLSPIIFIFIILMSFKNLPSFVAMLSGLIYLIIMKRVTLSKLKSSFKFKKIIEYAFLIYSIFFLREIITSTNFAASVYNELQLLKAPTFLILFLLPFSIGFLAGISSASIGIAYPLLMPLLKSNGALSSSNVLIAYLGVWTALLFTPMHLCLSLSVDYFKTNFTKVYKLMLKPFLLLLILTSIWIVFLKFKP; the protein is encoded by the coding sequence ATGAGAGATTTAATTTTCCTTGTGGTATCGCTTCTCCTGATTGGAGTTCTTGTCCAGCTAAAAATAAGCATAGCAATTTCAGTGTTTTTGCTTGCTATAATTACCGCAATTTTTAAAGGTTTAGACGTAATTTCGATTATCCACCTTCTAACCAAAACATTAACTCATATGGATACAATCAATATGATTCTTGTAATGATAATAGTTACTTACCTTGGAGAGATTTTGAAAACTTCAGGGCTACTTTCGGACATATCTTCAACTTTCAAAAAAATTTTCTCACCCAAAATATATCTTCCTCTTTATGCACTTGTTATAGGTCTTCTACCTATGCCAGGCGGAGCGTTGGTTTCTGCTCCAATGGTTGAAGAAGGTGCACAGGATGTAGAGATAAATCCAGAGGAAAAGGCATTGTTAAACTTCTGGTTCAGGCATGTTTGGGAACCTATTTCGCCACTTTATCCTGAGTTCCTTCTTGGTGTTTCTATACTTGGCACAACAATAGGAAAGGTAATAAGTATCCAATGGCCTGTATCTTTAGGTATGCTTCTTTCTGGAATACTTTTTGTAATACCTCTTATTAAAAGTGAAACTAAGCCTACTGATGGTGTGAACTTGCAAATTTTAATTAATATATTGAGAAGCCTATCTCCTATAATTTTCATTTTCATAATTCTTATGAGTTTTAAGAATCTACCAAGTTTCGTTGCAATGCTATCGGGGCTTATTTACCTTATTATTATGAAGAGAGTAACTTTATCAAAACTAAAATCATCCTTTAAGTTCAAAAAAATCATAGAATACGCATTTTTAATTTACTCCATATTTTTCCTTAGAGAGATAATTACTTCTACTAACTTTGCAGCAAGTGTCTATAACGAGCTTCAACTACTTAAAGCTCCGACTTTTTTAATTCTGTTCTTGCTTCCTTTTTCAATAGGCTTTCTTGCTGGTATTTCATCTGCTTCAATCGGTATAGCCTATCCACTTCTTATGCCTTTGCTTAAGAGCAATGGTGCATTAAGTTCTTCCAATGTTCTTATTGCATATCTTGGAGTATGGACAGCGCTTCTTTTTACGCCGATGCATCTTTGTCTTTCGCTCAGCGTAGACTATTTCAAAACAAATTTCACTAAAGTTTACAAGCTTATGTTAAAGCCATTTTTATTGTTACTGATTTTAACATCTATCTGGATAGTTTTCCTTAAATTTAAACCTTGA
- the queD gene encoding 6-carboxytetrahydropterin synthase QueD, with protein sequence MFLLSREFSFDAAHRVVDYHGKCENLHGHTYRLIVTITGEIKNDGMVLDFAILKKVVNENVISELDHRYLNDLFENPTTELIAKWIYDKLSDAFKEFNCRVYEITLFEGNNNRVTVR encoded by the coding sequence ATGTTTCTTTTATCAAGAGAATTTTCTTTTGATGCTGCTCACAGAGTAGTTGATTACCATGGTAAATGTGAAAATCTGCATGGTCACACCTATCGCCTTATAGTAACAATCACGGGAGAAATTAAAAATGATGGAATGGTTCTTGACTTTGCTATACTAAAGAAGGTAGTTAATGAGAATGTAATTTCAGAACTTGACCACAGATATTTAAACGACCTTTTTGAAAATCCAACGACGGAGTTAATTGCTAAATGGATTTATGATAAGTTGAGCGATGCATTTAAAGAGTTTAACTGTAGAGTTTACGAAATAACACTTTTTGAAGGCAATAACAATAGGGTGACAGTTCGATGA
- a CDS encoding GTP cyclohydrolase I FolE2 has protein sequence MRDVQSEKDERNISIEKVGVSSLRYPIRVMDRQNGFQNTVALVDIFVDLPSDYRGTHMSRFVEVLNRHRNNMSLSNLEKILDDVKIELKAKVSHIILRFPYFILKKAPVTNEESFMDYECAFIASKNEKFEFMLEVNVPVHLLCPCSKEISDFGAHNQRANVKVRIKMNKLVWIEEIVDLVEDSASAPLYALLKRPDEKYITEMAYTNPKFVEDIVRDVAIALDNDKRITYYEVEAISYESIHNHNAYAYLHRDKEE, from the coding sequence ATGAGAGATGTTCAAAGCGAGAAAGACGAAAGAAATATTTCTATTGAAAAAGTAGGTGTCTCATCTTTAAGATATCCAATTAGAGTTATGGATAGACAAAACGGTTTCCAGAATACAGTTGCATTAGTCGATATTTTCGTTGATTTGCCATCCGATTATAGGGGAACGCATATGAGCAGGTTCGTCGAGGTATTAAATAGACACAGAAACAACATGTCACTCTCAAACCTTGAAAAAATCCTTGACGATGTAAAAATTGAACTAAAAGCGAAAGTTTCTCACATAATTTTAAGGTTTCCCTACTTTATTCTCAAAAAGGCACCTGTAACAAATGAAGAAAGTTTTATGGACTATGAATGTGCCTTTATTGCCTCGAAAAATGAAAAATTTGAATTTATGCTTGAGGTAAATGTCCCTGTTCACCTTTTGTGTCCCTGCTCAAAAGAAATCTCGGATTTTGGTGCGCACAACCAGAGAGCAAATGTAAAGGTAAGAATAAAGATGAACAAACTTGTTTGGATTGAAGAAATAGTCGACTTGGTAGAAGATTCCGCCTCGGCGCCACTCTATGCTTTGCTAAAGCGTCCCGACGAAAAGTATATTACCGAAATGGCGTACACAAACCCAAAGTTTGTTGAGGATATTGTAAGAGATGTTGCAATTGCTTTAGATAATGACAAAAGGATAACCTATTACGAGGTAGAAGCAATTAGTTACGAAAGTATTCATAACCATAACGCTTACGCTTACTTACATAGAGATAAAGAAGAATAG
- a CDS encoding TIGR01906 family membrane protein codes for MKYILIVSIVLVLIFAPLFTILLLNQCVFSHLFDMLHLQQYNGFEKREYLNKVSSIISYFFDRSVYLTIDGFTEIEKIHMKDVKILVLISFLLFLLSLFFIIYFRKNLKRDVLKISAVITIIFVISLIGFSLTNFDEAFTLFHRILFRNNYWLLDPDTLLIRLFPEEVFMKLAYVWFGGTLLLSLAILLYLYVSKRKRYGYEYFRN; via the coding sequence ATGAAATATATACTTATTGTATCGATAGTACTCGTTCTTATTTTTGCTCCCTTATTTACGATCCTTTTACTCAACCAGTGCGTTTTTTCTCATCTTTTTGACATGCTACATCTTCAGCAATATAACGGATTCGAAAAGAGAGAATACTTAAACAAAGTTTCTTCAATTATCAGTTATTTTTTCGACAGAAGTGTTTATCTAACAATTGACGGATTTACAGAGATAGAAAAAATTCATATGAAAGACGTTAAAATACTTGTTCTTATTTCATTTTTGCTTTTTCTTTTATCACTATTTTTCATCATTTATTTTCGAAAAAACCTTAAAAGAGATGTCCTTAAAATAAGCGCAGTAATTACTATAATATTTGTTATATCGCTAATTGGATTTTCATTAACTAATTTTGATGAGGCTTTTACCTTATTCCACAGAATTCTTTTTAGAAACAATTACTGGCTTCTTGACCCCGATACGCTACTTATAAGACTTTTCCCTGAAGAGGTTTTTATGAAACTTGCCTATGTTTGGTTTGGTGGAACACTTCTTTTATCGCTTGCTATTCTTCTTTATCTCTATGTAAGTAAGCGTAAGCGTTATGGTTATGAATACTTTCGTAACTAA
- a CDS encoding DEAD/DEAH box helicase has protein sequence MVEYLLREIKSSEDYRGQIVKIFDIPGDTYERFDFPLDIDSKLRKKLEDNGIFGLYRHQIEAYNLLKDGHNVIITSSTSSGKTLAFNVPIISKLNKDPQATALYLYPTKALAQDQLEKLHEITDLQSSTYDGDTPAQERINLRKYSRIVIANPDILHVGILPNHMLWSRFLTGLKFVVVDEAHYYSGVLGAHFAMVMRRLRRILSYYGSYPQFILSSATLENPVEFAFKLVGERFEWVKGPLNPPYRKSFVIYNPPVVNEALNLRKNIIQESVNLIEKLLKNNQTVIAFVKSRQGVEILTKLLQERLGKSFEISPYRAGYTKTLRREIERKIKEGYIKCVVATNALELGIDIGELDSTVIVGYPGSVASLFQQSGRSGRTHESVTFFITSSNPLDQYFTKDPDYIISRKFESLNIDLNNPYILKPHLLCASYELPIDAEVDNEYFGNSVKESIFEFEKNNLLTKRGSKYFLNSKKSPAPGINLRSAGEENIKLIDIDTKNVLERISKSRALEEAFVGAVYMHLGETYVVKVMDLENKEVYLKKETTDYYTDSLAVETIWIDNILKEKKVKNLNVYYGEVTVEEVIRGFVKKQFFTDRKIETLPLELPKIEFKTKALWFTIENNITEKIKKTDDFLGAIHAAEHALVGVMPLIVQCDRNDVGGVSHPMHPDTNMTTIFLYDGIEGGVGITEKAYDRIEELLEKAFISISTCPCKDGCPSCIYSPKCGNENNPLSKTGAIKLLMEIRPS, from the coding sequence GTGGTAGAATATCTTTTAAGAGAAATTAAATCCTCTGAAGACTATCGAGGGCAAATAGTAAAGATATTCGATATTCCAGGGGACACTTATGAAAGATTTGATTTTCCGTTAGATATAGATAGCAAGCTAAGAAAAAAACTCGAGGATAATGGCATCTTTGGGTTATACAGACATCAAATCGAAGCGTACAATCTGCTCAAAGATGGGCATAATGTAATAATAACCTCTTCTACTTCCTCAGGCAAAACGTTAGCTTTTAATGTCCCCATCATTTCAAAACTTAACAAAGATCCCCAAGCAACAGCTTTGTACCTTTACCCAACAAAAGCTCTTGCCCAGGATCAATTAGAAAAGCTCCATGAAATAACAGATTTGCAATCTTCTACATATGATGGCGACACGCCAGCCCAAGAAAGGATTAATCTCAGGAAATATTCAAGAATTGTTATTGCCAACCCAGATATTCTTCATGTAGGAATATTACCAAACCATATGCTTTGGAGCAGATTTTTAACCGGGCTGAAATTCGTGGTAGTTGATGAAGCGCATTACTACTCAGGAGTTTTAGGAGCACATTTTGCAATGGTTATGCGAAGGTTAAGAAGAATACTTTCTTATTATGGAAGTTATCCTCAATTCATATTATCTTCCGCAACACTTGAAAATCCAGTTGAATTTGCTTTTAAATTAGTAGGCGAAAGATTTGAGTGGGTTAAAGGGCCTCTTAATCCACCATACAGAAAGTCTTTTGTAATATACAATCCACCAGTAGTAAATGAAGCACTTAATTTGAGGAAGAATATTATTCAGGAATCTGTAAATTTAATAGAAAAACTTCTCAAAAACAATCAAACGGTAATTGCCTTTGTAAAATCAAGACAAGGAGTAGAAATTCTTACTAAATTGCTACAAGAAAGGTTGGGCAAATCTTTTGAAATTTCTCCATACAGAGCAGGTTACACTAAAACACTACGAAGAGAAATAGAAAGAAAAATAAAAGAAGGATATATCAAATGTGTCGTTGCAACTAACGCTCTCGAACTTGGAATTGACATAGGAGAATTAGATTCAACAGTTATCGTCGGTTACCCTGGAAGCGTTGCAAGCCTATTTCAGCAATCCGGAAGGTCTGGAAGAACTCACGAATCTGTTACTTTTTTTATTACAAGTAGCAATCCTCTTGATCAATATTTTACAAAAGATCCGGACTATATAATTTCTCGGAAATTTGAAAGTCTTAATATCGACCTTAATAACCCATACATCTTAAAACCTCATTTACTCTGTGCTTCTTACGAACTTCCGATTGATGCTGAAGTTGATAACGAATACTTTGGGAATTCCGTAAAGGAGTCAATTTTTGAATTTGAAAAGAACAATCTACTTACAAAAAGAGGAAGCAAATATTTTTTGAATAGCAAAAAATCTCCTGCACCAGGAATTAACCTGAGAAGTGCAGGTGAAGAAAACATAAAACTTATAGACATAGATACAAAGAATGTGCTTGAAAGAATTTCAAAAAGTAGAGCATTGGAGGAAGCTTTTGTAGGTGCTGTTTATATGCATCTTGGAGAAACATATGTTGTAAAAGTTATGGATTTAGAAAATAAAGAGGTTTACCTGAAAAAGGAGACTACAGACTATTACACGGATTCGCTTGCAGTTGAAACAATATGGATCGATAATATATTAAAGGAAAAGAAAGTAAAGAATCTAAATGTGTATTACGGAGAGGTTACTGTCGAAGAAGTTATTCGAGGTTTTGTTAAAAAGCAGTTCTTTACAGACAGGAAAATAGAAACGCTTCCTCTTGAACTTCCAAAAATCGAGTTTAAAACAAAAGCATTATGGTTCACAATAGAAAACAACATTACAGAAAAGATTAAAAAAACTGACGATTTTTTAGGAGCAATTCATGCAGCAGAACATGCCCTTGTTGGAGTTATGCCATTAATCGTCCAATGCGATAGAAATGATGTCGGTGGAGTTTCACACCCAATGCATCCTGACACGAATATGACCACAATCTTTTTATATGATGGAATTGAAGGTGGTGTAGGAATTACAGAAAAAGCCTACGATAGAATTGAAGAACTTCTAGAAAAGGCTTTCATTAGTATTTCAACATGCCCTTGCAAAGATGGTTGCCCCTCGTGCATATATTCCCCTAAATGCGGAAACGAGAATAACCCGCTCAGCAAAACAGGTGCAATAAAACTTCTGATGGAGATAAGACCCTCATGA
- a CDS encoding triose-phosphate isomerase → MRKYYLFANWKMHKTVKEALEYANYLKGEVEFNENVEMGVFPPFTAIESFSKAISNSPVKVGAQNMHYEEKGAFTGEISPIMLNEFGVQYVLIGHSERRHIFKEDNEIINKKVLSAISHGLTPVLCVGETLEERQSNKTETVIKEQLEKGLKGVSSTNFIIAYEPVWAIGTGVNATPEQANEVHKFIRNYLVELFNNPEFKNVSILYGGSIKVDNFDSLANVNDIDGGLVGGASLDAKTFTELYRILKNAKLK, encoded by the coding sequence ATGAGAAAGTATTATCTTTTTGCAAATTGGAAGATGCATAAGACTGTAAAAGAAGCACTTGAATACGCAAATTATTTGAAAGGAGAAGTAGAATTTAATGAAAATGTTGAGATGGGCGTATTTCCACCTTTCACTGCAATTGAAAGTTTCTCAAAAGCAATTTCTAACTCTCCGGTAAAAGTAGGCGCACAAAATATGCACTATGAAGAAAAAGGGGCTTTTACAGGTGAAATTTCCCCAATAATGCTAAATGAGTTTGGAGTTCAGTATGTGTTAATAGGGCATTCTGAACGAAGGCATATATTCAAAGAAGATAACGAAATAATAAACAAAAAAGTTTTATCTGCTATTTCTCACGGACTAACTCCAGTTCTTTGTGTAGGCGAAACTCTTGAAGAAAGGCAATCAAACAAAACTGAGACCGTGATAAAGGAACAATTAGAGAAAGGGCTTAAAGGTGTGAGTTCTACAAACTTTATCATTGCTTACGAGCCTGTATGGGCAATTGGAACAGGAGTAAATGCAACACCAGAACAAGCAAATGAAGTTCATAAATTTATTAGGAATTATCTTGTTGAACTTTTTAACAATCCTGAGTTCAAAAATGTTTCCATTCTATACGGGGGAAGTATAAAAGTTGATAATTTTGACAGTTTGGCAAACGTTAATGATATTGATGGTGGGTTGGTTGGTGGAGCAAGTCTTGATGCAAAAACATTTACCGAACTATACAGAATTTTAAAAAACGCAAAGTTAAAATAA
- the cdd gene encoding cytidine deaminase translates to MDKNEVIKQAIEAMENAYAPYSKFKVGAALLTKSGKIYTGCNIENSSYGASVCAERVAIFKAVSEGEHDFELLVVATKTEEPSPPCGICRQVISEFSNDLPIMLVNDKGSIIETNINKLLPFPFLKERLDGR, encoded by the coding sequence ATGGACAAGAACGAGGTGATTAAACAAGCAATAGAAGCAATGGAGAACGCTTATGCACCTTACTCAAAGTTCAAGGTAGGTGCAGCGTTACTTACCAAAAGTGGTAAAATTTACACGGGTTGCAATATCGAAAATTCAAGTTATGGTGCAAGTGTATGCGCCGAGAGAGTTGCAATTTTTAAAGCAGTAAGCGAAGGAGAGCATGATTTTGAGCTTTTGGTTGTTGCAACAAAAACCGAAGAGCCATCACCACCGTGCGGAATTTGCAGGCAAGTAATATCTGAGTTTTCCAATGATTTACCAATAATGCTTGTAAACGACAAAGGCTCAATTATTGAAACGAACATAAACAAACTTCTTCCGTTTCCATTTTTAAAAGAAAGGTTGGATGGGAGGTAA
- a CDS encoding HlyC/CorC family transporter, whose product MSTLIVILLLFISAVFTMLESAMFNSSLLRIQTYAKKNFLYKLILEHKRKPESFISAVVIGNNFVNFLISALITNIAIMYSKNYALSNELIVLIATIITTLLVVIFGETVPKTIGSSIPEKSLSFSFAIFLPFYYLIKPFAYILSKVSQFVLLILGIRAEEKKFFASEDEVLSMIEIGKKEGIIEREEEKMIYSIFEFGDTIVKEIMTPRVDIVAIDIESEIDETLDTITKSGHSRFPVYEEKIDNVIGILYVKDLLKIIAKKEKIDLKKILRTPLFVPETKRVDELFKEMQKNKIQIALVFDEYGGISGLVTIEDILEEIVGEIQDEFDIEEKPVQRLGENAYLVSGAFNIDDFNEMFNVNLSGEEASTIGGLLLEHFGRLPNPGEEIIIENIKFIVSKVRNRRIVQVKAIFLENKKEGEEENGQERGD is encoded by the coding sequence GTGAGTACTTTAATCGTAATTCTTCTTTTGTTTATTTCAGCAGTTTTCACAATGCTTGAATCAGCGATGTTTAATTCTTCGCTTCTTCGCATACAAACTTATGCTAAAAAGAATTTCCTTTATAAACTAATTCTTGAGCATAAAAGGAAACCCGAAAGTTTTATAAGTGCAGTCGTTATTGGAAATAACTTTGTAAATTTCCTGATATCTGCCTTAATTACAAATATTGCAATAATGTACTCAAAGAACTACGCTCTTTCAAACGAACTCATAGTTCTAATAGCAACGATTATAACGACACTACTTGTAGTGATCTTTGGTGAAACTGTCCCGAAAACTATTGGGAGTTCAATTCCAGAAAAAAGCCTAAGTTTTTCTTTTGCTATATTCCTTCCTTTTTATTATTTAATAAAACCTTTTGCGTATATCCTTTCAAAAGTTTCCCAGTTTGTTCTTTTAATTTTAGGCATTAGAGCAGAAGAAAAGAAGTTCTTTGCATCAGAAGATGAAGTCCTATCTATGATCGAGATTGGGAAAAAGGAAGGGATAATTGAACGAGAAGAAGAGAAAATGATATATTCAATTTTCGAATTTGGTGACACTATTGTAAAAGAAATAATGACTCCTCGCGTAGACATTGTTGCAATAGATATCGAATCTGAAATTGATGAAACACTTGACACCATAACAAAAAGCGGTCACTCAAGATTCCCTGTATATGAAGAAAAGATTGACAATGTGATAGGTATTCTTTATGTGAAGGATCTTCTAAAAATTATCGCAAAAAAAGAAAAAATCGATCTTAAGAAAATCTTGCGTACACCTTTGTTTGTTCCTGAGACAAAAAGAGTAGATGAGTTGTTTAAGGAGATGCAAAAGAATAAAATTCAGATAGCGCTTGTTTTTGACGAATATGGAGGAATTTCCGGTCTTGTAACAATTGAGGATATATTGGAAGAAATCGTTGGAGAGATACAGGACGAGTTTGACATTGAGGAAAAACCAGTCCAAAGATTGGGAGAAAATGCATATCTTGTGTCGGGTGCTTTTAATATTGATGACTTCAATGAAATGTTTAATGTAAATCTCTCAGGGGAAGAGGCATCTACTATAGGGGGTCTTCTCTTAGAACATTTTGGAAGGCTTCCAAATCCGGGCGAAGAGATTATAATAGAGAATATCAAGTTTATCGTAAGCAAGGTTAGAAATAGAAGAATAGTCCAGGTAAAGGCTATTTTTCTTGAAAATAAGAAAGAAGGTGAGGAAGAAAATGGACAAGAACGAGGTGATTAA
- the ybeY gene encoding rRNA maturation RNase YbeY, whose amino-acid sequence MESKVKLECSSKLKKYKVNKSALKNIIKMIVEELGIKENVSISFAILSKPEIQKLNKLYRKIDKPTNVLSFLIDYEEGKRLYGEILICPEVVLEQSKKLGNNFNDYFILLFIHGILHLLGYDHEKEKDRLIMEEKEEELLNKILQNLKRQVIELCLR is encoded by the coding sequence ATGGAAAGTAAGGTTAAATTAGAATGTAGCAGTAAATTGAAAAAATACAAGGTAAATAAAAGTGCGTTAAAAAATATAATTAAAATGATTGTAGAGGAATTAGGCATAAAAGAAAATGTCTCTATAAGTTTTGCAATTCTTTCTAAACCTGAGATTCAAAAATTAAACAAACTTTACAGAAAAATTGATAAGCCGACGAATGTACTTTCCTTTCTTATCGATTACGAAGAAGGCAAAAGACTCTATGGAGAGATACTCATTTGTCCAGAAGTTGTCTTAGAACAATCAAAAAAACTAGGGAATAACTTTAACGACTATTTTATCCTTCTGTTCATTCATGGAATTTTGCACCTTCTCGGATATGACCACGAAAAAGAGAAGGATAGACTTATTATGGAAGAAAAGGAAGAAGAACTGCTAAATAAGATTCTTCAAAATCTTAAAAGGCAGGTGATTGAACTTTGTCTTCGTTAG